From the Paenibacillus tianjinensis genome, the window GCCGCTGGGGTAGCCCATGAAATTCGTAATCCGCTTACGACGCTCCGCGGATTCCTGCAGCTCCAGAAAGAGAAGGGTCTTCTTATACCGCTCCATATTGATCTGATGCTCTCAGAACTGGAACGGATTAATATGATTGTGAGTGAATTTCTGATTCTGGCCAAGCCGCAGGCTGTCCACTTCCAGGAGAAGGATGTACGGTACATTCTGAATGATGTAATTTCCCTGCTGGGCAGCCAAGCCCATCTCTTCGGTATCGAATTTGAGTCACAGTTCTCTGAGCAGCCTGCCATGGTGCATTGTGAGGAGAACCAATTGAAGCAGGTATTTATAAATATCGTTAAAAATGCAATTGAAGCTATGCCTGAAGGCGGCACAATCACCGTTAAGCAGCAGATGGATGAGAATTCTGTTATCATTGTACTCTCGGACGAAGGCGAGGGAATCCCTGAGGATATGCTGCCGAAGCTGGGTGAGCCTTTCTTTACGAATAAGGAGACAGGAACAGGACTTGGGCTGATGGTCAGCCAGCGGATTATCCAGGCCCATAAAGGCAGTATGGAAATTCGCAGTGAATATGGCAGCGGGGCTGAAATTACAATTATATTGCCTGCAGCACGTGAGCCGGGACCCCAGTCAAGGATTGATTAAAGAACGGAGTGAAGACAGAAGTGAGAATTAATAAATTCATCAGTGAGACAGGATACTGTTCACGCCGTGAAGCAGACAAGCTGGTTGAGAGCGGGAGGGTGACCATCAACGGAGAGCGTGCTGTGCTGGGCAGCCAGGCCTCTACGGGTGATAAGGTCCTGATCGATGGGAAAACGCTTGAAACGGGCAGCCAGGTCGTTTATATCGCTCTAAATAAACCCGTGGGCATCACCTCCACCACAGAAGCCCATATTCAGGGCAATATCGTTGATTTTGTGGGACATCATGAACGTATTTTCCCGATAGGCCGGCTCGATAAAGATTCTGAAGGCCTAATCCTGCTTACGAATGACGGCGATATCGTCAATAAAATATTGCGTGCTGAAGGTAAACATGAGAAGGAATATGTTGTAACGGTAGACAGACCGGTTACACCATCCTTTATCACAGGGATGTCGAGTGGAGTCAAGATCCTTGGCGGCAAGACGCTTCCCTGTGAAGTGACACGGATAAGTGAGCGGGTGTTCCGCATTATTCTAACCGAAGGCAAGAACCGGCAGATCCGCCGTATGTGCAGTGCCTTCGGCTATGAGGTAAGACGCCTGCAGCGTATCCGTGTTATGAACATTCGCCTGGGCGCCTTGCAAACCGGTGAATGGCGCGAATTATCGGCACAGGAGAAGCAGGAGCTGGGAGCCATGCTGAATTATGAACTACAGTAGCGGCCAGGAAACGGGGCAATAGCCACAAATAAAGAGCTGTTCCGGCGGGGGAGACCCGAAGAACAGCTCTTTAATTTGTACACTGGCACTTATTTGCCGGGAGGAACAACGGTTGTAGTATTCGTTGCCTCCTGATATTTACGAAGAATGGAGACTTCTACACGGCGGTTCTTGGCCCGTCCGGCCGCAGTAGTATTGGGGGCAATCGGATGATATTCCCCGTATCCGATCGGGCTGAACTTGACGGGATTCAAATTCGGGTTCAGCAGCAGGATTTTCATGAAATGAAGTGCACGGTCTACGCTGAGATCCCAGTTGGACGAGTAGCTGCTGTTGGAAATCGGAATGTTATCCGTATGTCCCTGCACCAGTACATCATAATCGGGAAATTGCTGCAGCATGCTTGATATCGATTTGGCCAGCTGGCGCGACTCATCTTTTACCTCTGCCTGTCCTGACGCGAACAGGGCGTTGTCGCTGATCGTAATCATCAGCTGTGACTGGTTCAGCTTCGTGCTGAGCAGATCGCTAAGCCCGTTTTTATCAATATACTGATCGAACTGCTTCTTCAGCTTCTCGAGGTCTTCTTGTTCCTGTTTACGAAGCTTTGAGATATCCGATTCTCCTGTATTCTCGGCAACAACGTTGTCCATCTTATCATGCTTGCCCTGATCGAGCTGGGATTGGGTAGGCGTTGCTGACCGCTGGTCGAGAATGCCTGTTCCGCCGTTCAGCGCGTTGCTGAAGGCCTGGCTCATTTCTTCAAATTTCTTGGCATCTGTAGCACTCATGGCGTACATAACGAGGAACAGGGCGACCAGCAGTGTCATTAAGTCAGAATAGGGCAATAGCCAGGATTCGTCGGCATGCTCTTCGTGTTCTTCATGTCTAGTCTTTTTGCTCACTCGAGCCGCCCTCCTTACTGCTTAGCTTGGCACGCTCCGAAGGAGTCAGGAAGACAGACAGTTTCTGGTTAATAGCGATGGTTGAAACCCCTGATTGGATGGACAGCAGCCCCTCCACCATCATCAGTCTGATTTGTATTTCTTTTTTGGAGATTCGTTTGAGCTTGTTAGACATCGGGTGCCACAATACATAACCGGTGAATATACCGAGCAGCGTAGCTATAAATGCACCGGCGATCGCGTGGGCCAGAATTTCCATATCACTCATATCCGCAAGTGCGGCAATCAAGCCGATAACGGCCCCGAGTACACCAAGTGTTGGAGCGTACATACCCGCCTGGGAGAAAATCAGTGCTCCGGCTTTATGTCTATCTTCTGTAGCATGGATATCTTCCATCAAAACATCACGGACAAATTCCTGATCGTTGCCGTCGATAATCATGCGCATCCCGTTTCTCAGAAAATCGTCTTCAATTTCGTCTACTTTGGATTCAAGCGCCAGCAGTCCTTCACGCCGGGTAATGGATGCCCATTCCATAAACAAAGTGATCAGATCAGACTTTTGCACCATTTTCTGCTGAATGAAGAGCAGCTTGAACAATTTGGGAATGCTTTTGATTTCCGACATGGGAAAGGCCATGAAAATAGATGCGATTGTACCGAGAAAAATGATGAGATAAGCTGCGGGAGTGTTCAAGCTTGCAAGCGGAGCACCCTTGAGCACCATCCCATAAAGGACTGCAATCAGACCAAAGACCAAACCAAGTATTGTTGAAATTTCCATTTATGCACCTCGTCCATGAGAATTAAGAAGTGATCCGTTTATAGCCGCATATATCATCCGTGAACAGCGGCGGGACACCCTGTGTGTAATAAAATCACGTATATTCTTATTTATCGTCAGCATTCCCTTTTTTGTGAAGTCATTTTTTCGGCTATAATGGGTAAGGTAAGTTATTATTCATCTGTGGAGAAAACGGAGTGATAGATGTGGGTGTTAAGCACGGAAGAGATTACAGCGAGATTTTAAATGAACTGACGGAAGCCGTTGGGCGTATTTCGGACGGGTATCTATTCTTTGAAATGGAGCCGGACGAATGGCAGGAGCTGCCGCAGGAATCGAAGATGGAAGTATGGGAAGCACTGGCAGAGGATCTGTTTTATGCGCTTGGCAATGAGCCTATGATTCAGGTGGGCAGCGGTGTTGTGATCTACGATAAGGAGACGCACCGGATCAACATTTTGCTTGGTGAGGAAGACTTGGCTTCGGTAGTTCTTGTCTAGAACGGATGCAGCGCAGGCAGCAAGTTTGCCCGGCGGCTGCAGCACGTGGTAAAATTGAGGCTAACGAGTGCTATTTGCCGGGAATTGAGAATACATTAAACCGAAAAAAAGCCTTCATCCTGGCGCATCCCTTGGTCTTTTAGAAGCTGAGGGATGTTTTGTTTAAGGCTTCATAGAGTAGGTAAAGAACTGGGCTGTATGGACTTTACTGCTAATTTAGTAAGGGAGGAAGCAAATTGCAATTTACAGAGGAAGAACTGCGTGAGCAGATAAGTAAGCTGGAGGGGTGGAAGCTGGAGCAGGAGGTTGTGGTGCGCAAATATATGTTCAACGAATATATGAAGGGCATTGCCTTTGTGGATGAAGTAGCCGCCATATCTGAGGCCTTCGATCATCATCCGCATATTACCATTGACTACAAGACTGTGATCCTGCGCTTATCGGCAAAAGAAGAGAGCGGCCTCGGAGCGCTTGATTTCCGCCAGGCCCATGAATTTAATGAAGCCTTTGAGAAAAACCGCTAGGACACTGTTCAATATATTGCATATAAAAATGCCCGTGCTTGCGGATAATCCGTTTATCCTCACACGGGCATTTTGTATAGTGGGCCAGTTACTTCTTCTCTGCAAGCCATAGGGCGACGTTTGCGATTTCCTCAGGAGCCAGCTTATCCTTAAAGGAAGGCATTTGCCCACGTCCCTTGGAGACGATACTGTAGATGCCTTCAGCATCGTGTTCGCTGCCCTCATGCTGCAGACTCGGTCCTACATTACCCTGAAGCTGATCGCCATGGCAAGAAATACAATTGGCTGTAACGATTGCTTCTGCACTTGCGGCATCCAGTGTGACTTGCGGCATCGTCGGCTTACTTTCTTCTGCGACCTCTGCTTTGCCTGGCAGTGTGAACAAGAGCACTACCGCAAAGGCGCAGGCGGCGAAAAACAAACCGCTCATGATCCATTTCTGCATCTCCATCCGTCCCCTCCATGTAAGCTGCTTTCTTCATTATACCGAATGGTAAAGCGTTGTCATAGAGTTTGTGTCAAAAAAAGGAACGATTTTCGTTGCATAATTTAAAAGTTACCTGTATTTAGTGTTATTTATCATAGACCATGCAATAAAAGGGCCTATCGCCACTTGGAGTGCGGCGTTCATACGTGTCGGTGATGGTGAAGCCGCATTTCTGGTATGTTCGAATAGCCCGCTGGTTCCAGGTCAACACCTCCAGATCGATTTCCCGTTCCGGGTAACGCTTCAGGGCAGCCTGCACAATGGCTTCCATGAACAAATGGCCCATTCCGCGACCGCACAAGTCCGGCCGCATGCCGATGCCGAGCCTGACCACACCCTCCATCGGGAACAGCTGTGCGAAGCCGCAAAGGTCTCCTTGCTCGTTCACTACGGATACATACTGTTGACTGCGCAAAACCGGATCTCCGAATTCAATACCGAGCGCCTGCATTTGCTCCCAGGGCATCCATCCGTAGATATTATAGGGCGGCTTATAAATCCACTCACAGATATTCTCGGCATGGCTGGGTTCCATAGGAACAACATGAAAGGTAACAGGGGAACTGATCATAATGGCACAGGCCTCCTTTCAAGAGGACAATACTCTATCCATATACTTAATTATATACAAAACAGGCCCCAGTCAACTCAGCTATTTTTCAAAAACAGGAGAAACTTGACAAACCCAAAAAAATATTTTATGAAATGGCGAAAATTGAGGGGAATAGGTGTTTTACAGATGAGGGGAGGGGTAAATATTTTTATAGACAAAAAAAAGGCCTTCCCCAAGATTTCGGCAAAAATCCTGGAAAAGCGCCTCTCTCATAACCCTTTATTGCACATCATCATTATCTTGTGAATCTGTTGCTACAGTCTGATAAGCATCCGTGCTCATGATGCGTTTGGCGCCAACGTAGCGGTTGACGTAGTAACTGTCACTCAGCGAGCTGATAGTTACACCTTTAGAAGATGAAGCATGTGCGAATTTGCCGTCACCGACATAAATGCCTACATGGGATACGCCACGGCCGCTTGTATTAAAGAATACAAGATCGCCTTCCCGCAGATTGTCACGGGAGATGGCAGTGCCCATCTGGTATTGGGAGCCGGATTGATGCGGCAGGTTAATGCCGATCTTGTCAAATACGTACATGGTAAATCCGGAGCAATCAAAGCCGTTTGTCGATACACCGCCGGATACGTATTTAGTTCCGATGGCTTTGTCGATGACTTTATCCATTTTGGAATCGGCGAAAGCGCTTCCTGCTCCAATGGTAAGAATGATAGAAAAACTTAATAATGCGGCTGCTAACTTCTTCTTCAAAAGTAAATACCCCTTCCAAATGCCTACGAGGTTAGCTTAAGGGTTCGGTTGAAGGTCCCCTATGACCCCTCTGTGAATAGGAGGTCAATTCACCCAAAAATTGGTTCCCCCGTTTCCCTTATGAAGAAGGGAACTCGGCATGACTGTTGATTAGGATTAGCTGATCAATCAATATGACAAAACTTTTGTAAAACCCATTTGAATAATTACAAAAATGTTACTATAAGTTCACTGCGATAATTGTAACAAAGACAGAGCCAGTTGGCAATCACTTAAAACATATTAATGCATATTATTTGCACTTTTTAAGAGTCATATCTGCTAAAAAGGGCGCATATTTACGCCCGGCGTAAGCTATTTCTCTGAATAGGTTGGAATTTTAAGTAAAAAGGTGTTTCATGGACCCCGAATCGGTGTAAAAGGTAGAATAAGGAAATAAAAAAGGAAAGACCCGGAAATGATTACGGCAATAATCAGCTTCCGGGCCTGTATAAGTTACATTTAGTTGTTAGAGGCGAAATTGAGGAGAAGGATCAATCGTAAGCGACAGCCTGGTAAGCTGTTGTGCTCATTACACGTTTGGCCCCAACGTAGCGGTTGGCCCAGTAAGAATTGCTCATCGAAGTGATAGTAACACCACGGGAACTGGATGATTGTGCAAACTTCCCGTTTCCGACATAAATGCCGACATGGGATACCCCACTGCCCAAGGTATTGAAGAATACAAGGTCACCGGAACGGAGATTACTCTTGGAAACGGCGGTTCCTACGCTGAATTGTGCTTTAGAAGTGCGCGGCAAGGTAAGGCCGACGCTCTTAAATACGTATTTGGTGAATCCAGAACAATCAAAGCCGGCAGTGCTTGTGCCCCCGGTTTTATACGACGTTCCCAGCGTTTTTGTAATCACGGTATCCATTTTGGAGTCGGCAAATGCGCTTCCTGCCCCCAGTGTGAATACCATCACAAGACCTAGCGCTGCTGCGGTGCATTTCTTCTTAAGATTGGTGCGGAAAAAATTGTGACTTGTCAAAAGATGTACTCCTTCCAAGGCCTGCGAGGTTAGCTTAAGGATTCGGTAGAAGGTTCCCCTATGACCCCTCTAAAGCGAGATCAATTCACCCAAAATATGGTTCCCCCACTTCCCGGTGCTGGGAATTTGGCGATTTATGCACCAGAACAGTGACTGCGTATCGACAATGTTAAAGTGATTAAGGTACATACAGTTAGTCAAAATAGTTTCAAAAGATTACAAAGTTGTTACCAGTGGTACAGGCATCATTGTATCAGAGGTTTTATGTTTTTGCAAATCCCCCGAATCTCCGCTGAACTCCCCATTAACGGGCAAAAGAGTCACACCCCTGTGTCAGGGATAGTGACTCTTTTAATATGCCGTTTTAACAGCTGAATTATTGTGGGAATGTTTTACTGCTCCAGAGGTGGTATTGTGCGGCAATTCCCCACATTTTGAACAGCGTAGAGGGGAGCGGCGAGAATTGCCGGAACAGCAGGGCTGACATACCGGGGCACAGCAATGAAGTTGCAAAACCCAGCAAAAGGGTAACCAGTCCGCCGGAACCAAGGAGGAGGGAAGCGCCGGTAGAGGGAAGCAGCACCTTCAGACAAGCCAGCACTGCGGAGAACATGCCGGTTCCGGCGGTGTAGCCGAACTGCATGTACAACAGAACTATGCGGATGCAGTATAGATAGAGCAGCCAGGCAAGCAGGTACGGAACCAGCCTCAGCAGCAGCTTATAGTCAAAAATACCGCTTAACAGCAGCGTGTACATTTTGGGCAACAGCCAATAGAGCGGCAGCGCTGAGAGAAACCATTCGGACAGGCTGAACACCAGAACCGGTAGCCCGTAAAGCTTCATACCGGGGAAAAAGAACAGTCCTCGTTCTCCTTTACGCTCCTGATGCAGCTCATGCAGCAGCCCGGCACGGATGAACGGGGAGAGCAGCAGCCGCAGCGCGGATAATGCCAATAGCATCCAGAGCCAGCGCTGGACACCGGGATCGCTGCTGAGCGCGAACTGCCCCTCGATATAATACAGCAGCCTCCCGATACCGCTGCCTCCGGCGTGGATATCAGGATAACGCAGAAGCACCGGGATGATAGCTGACCTGATGAACCTGTACAAAAAATAGCCCCAGAGCAGCCGGTAGATAAATAGCAGAATCAGAATATAAAATTGCTCCTTCATGCTGAGCCAGCCGCGGGATATCGCACTTTTCACAATCCTTCACCTCACCAGACAAGAGTTCCGAGCAGAGTTTCAAGCAGTTTGGTTGATACTAGCGTCCAGCGGGAGAGTGTCTTCGGCGCAAGCTCCGCCAGCATGAAATTATTAAGGTGCTTGCTCTCCAGCAGAATGGAGTGGTCAGGATCAATCTCTACGGACATAAGAGGCGCTTTGTAGGTTAGCTGAAAATTGGCCGCCTTCTGCCCGCCATTCCAAATTTTCCTTACCGTGTATCCGTCCGAAAAGGTGAATTTGATGGGTACATCACCATACTGGCTGCCTTTGTTACTCACCTTTACCATGATTTTATAGCGGCCGTTTTCTCCCTCTGCGCTACTCTTGGCGATGCTGGTCTTTATATGGTCCACAGAGAAATCAGGAGACCCGCCGCTGTAAACATATTGGTCGAAATAAGCCTGCCATGATTTTTTCGTTACTTTCTCTACGATCTTTTGGAAATCCTCAGTAGAAGGGTGATGAAACCTGTACTTGCGGGCATACGCCAGCATTATAGCGTCCATGGTTTTGGTTCCGGTCTGCCGTTCGATATCCTTAAGTACCAGCTTGCCGCGGATGTACACATTACGGGTATACCCGTCGGCGGTCGTGTATTTCCAGGTTTCCAGATTAAGCGGCTGCGAGGTGGACACAAGACTGGCCTGCAGGCCAATATTGGAGGAGACACCGTATTCCTGCTCCATCAGGCGGTCCTCCGCATAGGAGGTGAAGCTTTCATCCAGCCAGGCTTCTTCAAACTCGTTGTTCGCCACCATGCCGTAAAAATATTGATGGCCAATCTCATGGATGACAGTGCGCTCCAGCGAGGTGCCAGGGGAGCTTTCGGCTGCGCCGAAGGCGGTAATCAGGGTCGGATACTCCATTCCGCCTGCACCATTCCCCTCTTTGGGCGGTACGATAATCGACAATGTGGAATAAGGGTACGGCCCGTACCACTTGCTAAAAGCGGTCAACGCGGCCTTGGCGGCCTGGAAATAACGCTCCTTAAGATCCTTGTGCAGCGGGTCCAGATATAGCTTGATGCGTACACCCGGTACGTTCGGGGCGGAGAAGGCTTCCTCAGCAACCACGAAATCCGGGGAAGCGGCCCAGGCGAAGTCGTGAACATCATCTGCATAAAATTGATAGATCTTCCGGTCCTGCTTGATCTGGGCAGCCTTTACCGGAAAGCCGGTTGCCCCAACGGTGTAGTTTGCGGGGACTGAAATGGTAACGTTGTAAATACCGAAGTCGCTGTAAAATTCGGAAGTGCCATGGTACTGGTGTAAATCCCAGCCTTCCGCCTTTACTCCCCTAGTCCCTTTAGGCTCGTAGACGCTAAGCTTGGGAAACCACTGCCCTGCCATTACAAAGTCTCCTGCAGTTCCCATGCGGGCGAATATTTTCGGAAGCTTGACCTCAAACCGGATTTTGAGGGTTACGCTTTCTCCGCCGTTCACCGGCTGCGGAAGATGTACCTTTACAAGCGTCTTGTCGTGTACATTTCCGTCATCGGGCTGCACATACTGCAGACGCTGCATAAGTGAGACTCCTTCAGTGGTCCGCAGGTCGGTAATGGCCATGCTGCCGAATCCGTCCGCTGGCATCGTGTCCCCGCGCAGCTCGCCTCCGGATTCCTTCATAAACGTAGTTTTTTCTGAAGCAAAGGCATTGGGATAGAGGTGAAAATAGAGCTCTTGTACGGGCTTTAAACCAGGGTGGGTCCAGGTTACCGTCTCGGAGGCCTCAAGTAGGGCTGCATCCGGGATCAGCCGTACATCGATATGATACTCGGCAACACGCTGGCTTAAGGCCTCAGAAACGGGAAGCGGCTTACTCTCGGGAAGATGTGGCTGCGCAGCTTTGGACTGAGGCGCGGCAGCGGGGGACTTGGCCGCTTTTGGCGCAGCCGCGGACAGTGCGGCAGGGCTGTGCCCTGAAAGAACCCATATGGCGCCTCCCAGCAGGGCGAGGGCGGCCAGGGTCGCAGAGATGATCATGTACCTTAATGACAGTGGCTTCATAACTGTGATTCCTCCCGTGACAAGCATCTACGGGATGTATATGTTTGCATTCGCCGCATTATTAGCTAAAATTAAATTATTAGTGAAAGGGAAGGATGTGCACATGTGGATAACGTACAACCGGAGGGCAAGAAGCAGATTGCTTTGAATATTGTGAACGCGAAGAGCAAGCATAAAGGCTTCGGCGCCGGGTCCATTGATCTGAACAACGTATCGCCAGTCATCATTGACGGCGGTGAAGCAGTTATCGATATCGGTGCCATGCATGCCAAGAGCAAAGTGGAGAAGGGAATTAAATTCTCTACGAACCGTGAGGATGTTCCGGCTGGAAGGCAGGTTTGGGTGGTGTGGGTAGCGGTGGACCGTACGCCGGAGGGCCAGCTCTACGGAGGCATTACCGCCTGCGAGATGTGGATTGACTCTGAGGCGCGCCGCGGCTGGAAGATCCTTGCCGATCATGTGAATAAGCTGGATGCCGCCCTGAAGCGCAAGATTATTCTGGATGGACTGGGTGCAGCGGACAAGGCAGCGCTGAAATCACTGCTGATCTCCCACAATGAGGAATGGTGGGCAGCTTCTTCCGATGAGTTGAAGTCTGCACTGGCTGAATAGCAGCAGGTAATATTCTGCAAGATTAACATGAAAAAGGCTTGGACCTTCGTGATTAGAAGGTCCAAGCCTTTGTTATATTGGATGAGGGATCAAGGATGTTGTAACAGAACGCTATTTGCCAGTCGTACTGATCTTTCGCTTGAGCTGGCTTACTCTGGCCTGGCTGATGCCAAGCACTCCGGCGAGCTCCTTCTGGTTGGCGTACGGGTGCTCCGCCATAGCCTTCTCCAGACGCTGGCTCATTTCTTCAGTTTTCGTTCTCCGGCTGTTACGGATAGATTCATCTTCAGCAGGGTCTTCAAGCGGTTCGGGTTCCGCAGAGAGGCGGCCCGGATCTCCCAGCTCCTTGAGGCAATTGTTGCAGATAAACTGATCCTTGTAGTAGGTCACGTGGTCGAGGCTCCGGCAGAAGGTGCATTCTGTTGATGTGTACTTCCGGAGAACGATAATCTCCTCATTCAGGATAAAAAATTCGATAGGGTCCCCAATGTCGATATTTCGTGTCATGCGGATTTCTACGGGAACCACAATTCTGCCAAGACTGTCCAAACTCCGGATCATGCCTGTATCCTTCATCTCATGTCCCTCATTTACATCAATATATTTTTTTGCGGATATATACGATTATAGCAGTTATTGTAAGTTTAGAGAACGGGGAAAGCGCATTCATTTATAACATTGAAGAAACGCAGGAAAGGCCTCCCGTTTTGGAATGCCAAGGCGGGAGGCCTATTAGGGTTCTCTTCTTTTTACCCAATAAACCGGTGCAGAAACCATAGAATACATCCTGATCTTGTTTACCTCAGGTTGAAGGGCTGCTCCAGCTTATCCTTTACTGAAACGTAAGGGTTATTCCTGAGATAGAAGCGCCAGGGAAGCTGTGTGTATTCTTCTGCGTAAGGAATATTAATGCGCGGGGCCTGGACAATATCCAGGCTCTCCACCGGGTCCCCCTGTTCCAGCCAGAGGGGACTGCCTGGTACATCCAGCCGGCGGCCGTTAAGGCTTTTGTCGATCCGGAGGGCACGGCATAGCTTGCCCGGGCCTCCTGAGAGCCCGGAAGGATTCCTGTAAGCAATGCCGCGGTAGGCCGACATCTGCGCCGCATCACCAGGTGTTAGCGGCTCAACCGCCCGGATCAGCACGGCATGCGGGTCGCCTTCCCCGGCAGTAACCACATTGAGGCAATGGTACATGCCGTATATCAGGTAGATGTAGATTGTCCCGCCGGAGCTGAACATCACTTCAGTGCGTGCGGTCCGGCGGCCGCCAAAGGCGTGACTGCCCTTGTCTTCTATCCCTCCGTAGCTTTCTGTCTCTACGATGCGGCAGCGGATCTCTCCGTCCTCTGTACGCCGGACCAAATGCTGGCCCAGGAGAAGAGGTGCAGCCTGCAGTGCCGGTAGCCTGTATAAATCGGGTGACAGCAGACGCCGAGGGCGGATGCTTTCGCGGCTCGATCTGTCCTCGTGTTCATTGCAGTCCATAGTTGGGATGCCCCTTTCCTGGCAAAGCGGGCTCTGAGGCATTACGCCATGCCGGTGATGTCCCCATCGTATACCCAGAATTATTGAGTCTGCAACAGGGGCTAGTTCATCCACCACCGTTTGATGTCATTCCACAGAGAATGCTCTTCCTTGCCCGGGTCAGCTGTACCTGGGGAGCCTTCAGCCGGAGCAGTCTCCCCGCCGGTGCCGTGCTGGTCACAATACTCCGTGGGCTCTGTGCCGCTGATGAAGGTCTCCAGCTCTTTTTCAGGACAAGCAGCTGTGGCGAGCTTGCCGGATTGCGGATTGATATACACGCTGACCACCCCGTCAGGAATGGGAAAAATCTTCGGAGGCACGTTGGCCAGCGCTTTTTCTGTGAATTCAGCAAATATCGGTGCGGCCCGCCGCCCATCGGACGTAGCGATATCGCGGCCCTTGTCATATCCTACCCAGACCGCTGTGGACAGCTCGGGCGTAAATCCGACCATCCAGCCGTCCGTATCAGTCGTTCCTGTCTTTCCGGCCACAGGACGCTTAATAATTGATGCTACGCGGTTGCCTGTGCCGCCGCTCTCAAAGACCCCTTCCATCAGCCGGGTCAGGACATACGCTGCTGCCGGCTCCACAACCTTTTCTCCCTGATCCTGCGGAGCCTCATAGATCAGATTACCTTTGGAATCGGTAATTTTGAGGATGGCAGTCGCCGGTTGCCTGATGCCTCCGCCGCCGATCACAGCGAAGGCAGAGGCCATCTCCAGCGGACTTACCGGAGAAGTGCCGAGCGCCAGGGAAGGAACGCTTTGCAGCGGGCTGTCGATTCCCATCCGGGCGGCCATTTCTGCGACTTTATCTGCGCCTATTTTCATAATCGTATTTACCGCGTAGATATTGTCGGAAGCGGCGATAGCCTGGCGCATATTGATCTCCCCAAGGTATTTATCGCCGAAATTTTTGGGCTGGTAGGTTTTG encodes:
- the rluF gene encoding 23S rRNA pseudouridine(2604) synthase RluF, with translation MRINKFISETGYCSRREADKLVESGRVTINGERAVLGSQASTGDKVLIDGKTLETGSQVVYIALNKPVGITSTTEAHIQGNIVDFVGHHERIFPIGRLDKDSEGLILLTNDGDIVNKILRAEGKHEKEYVVTVDRPVTPSFITGMSSGVKILGGKTLPCEVTRISERVFRIILTEGKNRQIRRMCSAFGYEVRRLQRIRVMNIRLGALQTGEWRELSAQEKQELGAMLNYELQ
- a CDS encoding M1 family metallopeptidase, giving the protein MKPLSLRYMIISATLAALALLGGAIWVLSGHSPAALSAAAPKAAKSPAAAPQSKAAQPHLPESKPLPVSEALSQRVAEYHIDVRLIPDAALLEASETVTWTHPGLKPVQELYFHLYPNAFASEKTTFMKESGGELRGDTMPADGFGSMAITDLRTTEGVSLMQRLQYVQPDDGNVHDKTLVKVHLPQPVNGGESVTLKIRFEVKLPKIFARMGTAGDFVMAGQWFPKLSVYEPKGTRGVKAEGWDLHQYHGTSEFYSDFGIYNVTISVPANYTVGATGFPVKAAQIKQDRKIYQFYADDVHDFAWAASPDFVVAEEAFSAPNVPGVRIKLYLDPLHKDLKERYFQAAKAALTAFSKWYGPYPYSTLSIIVPPKEGNGAGGMEYPTLITAFGAAESSPGTSLERTVIHEIGHQYFYGMVANNEFEEAWLDESFTSYAEDRLMEQEYGVSSNIGLQASLVSTSQPLNLETWKYTTADGYTRNVYIRGKLVLKDIERQTGTKTMDAIMLAYARKYRFHHPSTEDFQKIVEKVTKKSWQAYFDQYVYSGGSPDFSVDHIKTSIAKSSAEGENGRYKIMVKVSNKGSQYGDVPIKFTFSDGYTVRKIWNGGQKAANFQLTYKAPLMSVEIDPDHSILLESKHLNNFMLAELAPKTLSRWTLVSTKLLETLLGTLVW
- a CDS encoding GNAT family N-acetyltransferase — translated: MISSPVTFHVVPMEPSHAENICEWIYKPPYNIYGWMPWEQMQALGIEFGDPVLRSQQYVSVVNEQGDLCGFAQLFPMEGVVRLGIGMRPDLCGRGMGHLFMEAIVQAALKRYPEREIDLEVLTWNQRAIRTYQKCGFTITDTYERRTPSGDRPFYCMVYDK
- a CDS encoding C40 family peptidase; translation: MVFTLGAGSAFADSKMDTVITKTLGTSYKTGGTSTAGFDCSGFTKYVFKSVGLTLPRTSKAQFSVGTAVSKSNLRSGDLVFFNTLGSGVSHVGIYVGNGKFAQSSSSRGVTITSMSNSYWANRYVGAKRVMSTTAYQAVAYD
- the motA gene encoding flagellar motor stator protein MotA encodes the protein MEISTILGLVFGLIAVLYGMVLKGAPLASLNTPAAYLIIFLGTIASIFMAFPMSEIKSIPKLFKLLFIQQKMVQKSDLITLFMEWASITRREGLLALESKVDEIEDDFLRNGMRMIIDGNDQEFVRDVLMEDIHATEDRHKAGALIFSQAGMYAPTLGVLGAVIGLIAALADMSDMEILAHAIAGAFIATLLGIFTGYVLWHPMSNKLKRISKKEIQIRLMMVEGLLSIQSGVSTIAINQKLSVFLTPSERAKLSSKEGGSSEQKD
- the motB gene encoding flagellar motor protein MotB; its protein translation is MSKKTRHEEHEEHADESWLLPYSDLMTLLVALFLVMYAMSATDAKKFEEMSQAFSNALNGGTGILDQRSATPTQSQLDQGKHDKMDNVVAENTGESDISKLRKQEQEDLEKLKKQFDQYIDKNGLSDLLSTKLNQSQLMITISDNALFASGQAEVKDESRQLAKSISSMLQQFPDYDVLVQGHTDNIPISNSSYSSNWDLSVDRALHFMKILLLNPNLNPVKFSPIGYGEYHPIAPNTTAAGRAKNRRVEVSILRKYQEATNTTTVVPPGK
- a CDS encoding YwhD family protein; the protein is MDNVQPEGKKQIALNIVNAKSKHKGFGAGSIDLNNVSPVIIDGGEAVIDIGAMHAKSKVEKGIKFSTNREDVPAGRQVWVVWVAVDRTPEGQLYGGITACEMWIDSEARRGWKILADHVNKLDAALKRKIILDGLGAADKAALKSLLISHNEEWWAASSDELKSALAE
- a CDS encoding C40 family peptidase, whose translation is MKKKLAAALLSFSIILTIGAGSAFADSKMDKVIDKAIGTKYVSGGVSTNGFDCSGFTMYVFDKIGINLPHQSGSQYQMGTAISRDNLREGDLVFFNTSGRGVSHVGIYVGDGKFAHASSSKGVTISSLSDSYYVNRYVGAKRIMSTDAYQTVATDSQDNDDVQ
- a CDS encoding 4a-hydroxytetrahydrobiopterin dehydratase — protein: MQFTEEELREQISKLEGWKLEQEVVVRKYMFNEYMKGIAFVDEVAAISEAFDHHPHITIDYKTVILRLSAKEESGLGALDFRQAHEFNEAFEKNR
- a CDS encoding c-type cytochrome produces the protein MQKWIMSGLFFAACAFAVVLLFTLPGKAEVAEESKPTMPQVTLDAASAEAIVTANCISCHGDQLQGNVGPSLQHEGSEHDAEGIYSIVSKGRGQMPSFKDKLAPEEIANVALWLAEKK